One window of Plectropomus leopardus isolate mb unplaced genomic scaffold, YSFRI_Pleo_2.0 unplaced_scaffold29688, whole genome shotgun sequence genomic DNA carries:
- the LOC121938506 gene encoding beta-arrestin-1-like, giving the protein IPLNLPCSVTLQPGPEDTGKACGVDFEVKAFCAENVEEKIHKRNSVRLVIRKVQYAPEKPGPQPTAETTRQFLMSDKPLHLEASLDKEIYYHGEPISVNVHVTNNTNKTVKKMKISVRQYADICLFNTAQYKCPVATEESDDVVAPSSTFCKVFTLTPFLANNREKRGLALDGKLKHEDTNLASSTLLREGANKEILGIIVSYKVKVKLVVSRGGLLGDLAASDVSVELPFTLMHPKPLEESIYRDGDVNDDNNDNNDNNINDNNDNDDNNDNNVNDDNDNNDDNVNDDDDNNNVNDDNNVNDDNN; this is encoded by the exons attcCTCTGAACCTGCCGTGCTCCGTCACCCTGCAGCCGGGCCCCGAGGACACCGGGAAG GCCTGCGGGGTCGACTTTGAAGTGAAAGCTTTCTGCGCCGAAAACGTGGaagaaaaaatccacaaaag GAATTCGGTGCGTCTGGTGATCCGGAAGGTTCAGTACGCTCCGGAGAAACCGGGCCCTCAACCGACGGCAGAAACCACCAGACAGTTCCTGATGTCGGACAAACCTCTGCACCTGGAGGCCTCTCTGGACAAAGAG ATTTATTACCACGGAGAGCCGATCAGCGTCAACGTCCACGTcaccaacaacaccaacaagaCGGTGAAGAAGATGAAGATCTCAG TCCGACAGTACGCAGACATCTGCCTGTTCAACACGGCGCAGTACAAATGTCCCGTGGCCACCGAGGAGTCCGA tgaTGTCGTCGCTCCCAGCTCGACTTTCTGCAAAGTTTTCACCCTCACGCCGTTTCTGGCCAACAACCGAGAGAAACGCGGCCTCGCTCTGGACGGAAAACTGAAGCACGAGGACACCAACCTGGCCTCCAGCACGCT GTTACGAGAAGGAGCCAATAAGGAGATTCTCGGCATCATCGTGTCGTACAAAGTCAAAGTGAAGCTGGTCGTGTCTCGAGGCGG GCTCCTGGGAGATCTGGCGGCGAG tgaCGTCTCCGTTGAGCTGCCGTTCACGTTAATGCACCCGAAGCCCTTAGAAGAATCCATCTACAGAGACGGTGA CGTTAACGAtgacaacaacgacaacaacgacaacaacattAACGACAACAACGATAACGAcgacaacaacgacaacaacgtTAACGACGACAACGATAACAACGACGACAACGTTAACGACGACGATGACAACAACAACGTTAACGACGACAACAACGTTAACGACGACAACAAC